Part of the Pseudomonas abietaniphila genome is shown below.
GTGCCAGGGTTTCCTCAATGGCTTTGCCCGCGTGGGCAGTCAGCCGATGAGCGAGGACGCCCGGGACGTGTTGCAGGATCTGGCTGCCATCGCCCAGATTCAGGACACACTCGAAGAGTCCGAAGACGGCGAAAGCGACTACATGGAAGTCATGGAATACCTGCGCGTCGCGCCGCTGCTGCTGTTTACCGAGTTCAACAAAAAAGCGGAACCTGAAGCGAAACCTTCTTTGCACTGATTGCTCATCGTCGCCGACCCGGTCGTTGTCGCCCGCAGGGTCGATGACCGGTGCGCTCATCCGGAGGACCGCAGTTGCCCATGATCCATATCCCGAAAGCCGAATACGCCCGTCGCCGCAAAGCCTTGATGGAGCAGATGGAGCCTAACAGCATCGCCATCCTGCCGGCGGCGGCTGTGGCCATTCGAAATCGTGATGTCGAGCATGTGTACCGTCAGGACAGTGATTTCCAGTACCTCAGCGGCTTCCCCGAGCCTGAGGCCGTTATCGTGCTGATCCCCGGTCGTGAATACGGCGAGTACGTCTTGTTCTGCCGCGAGCGCAATCCTGAGCGCGAGCTGTGGGACGGGCTGCGTGCCGGTCAGGACGGGGCGATCAGCGATTTCGGCGCCGACGATGCCTTCCCCATTACCGACATCGACGACATCCTGCCCGGCCTGATTGAGGGCCGTGACCGTGTGTATTCGTCGATGGGCAGCAACCCCGAATTCGACCGTCATGTGATGGAGTGGATCAACGTCATCCGCTCCAAGGCACACCTGGGCGCTCAGCCCCCGAAAGAGTTCGTTGCGCTGGATCACCTGCTGCATGACATGCGCCTGTATAAATCGGCCGCCGAAGTGAAAGTCATGCGCGAGGCTGCGCACATTTCAGCGCGGGCCCATGTGCGTGCGATGCGGGCCAGTCGTGCCGGTTTGTATGAGTTCAGTCTGGAAGCCGAACTGGATTACGAGTTCCGCAAGGGCGGCGCGAAGATGCCAGCGTACGGCTCGATCGTCGCGTCGGGTCGCAATGCCTGCATCCTGCACTATCAGCAGAACGACGCGGCGCTCAAGGATGGCGACCTGGTGCTGATCGATGCCGGTTGCGAGATTGACTGCTACGCCAGCGACATCACCCGTACATTCCCGGTCAGTGGCAAATTTTCCGCCGAGCAGAAAGCGATCTACGAACTGGTGCTCAAGGCGCAGGAAGCGGCGTTCGCGGTCATCAAGCCAGGCAATCACTGGAACCAGGCGCACGAGGCGACGGTTCGGGTGATCACGACCGGGCTGATGGAACTGGGCCTGTTGCAGGGCGAGGTCGATGAACTGATCGCCGCTGAAGCGTACAAACCGTTTTACATGCACCGCGCCGGTCACTGGCTGGGTATGGATGTGCATGATGTCGGCGAGTACAAGGTGGGCGGCGAATGGCGCGTGCTGGAGGTTGGCATGGCGCTGACGGTCGAGCCCGGTATTTATATATCGCCGGACAATCAGAACGTCGCGAAAAAATGGCGCGGAATCGGCGTACGAATCGAGGACGATGTCGTGGTGACCAAAAAAGGCTGTGAAATCCTGACTGGCGGCGTGCCCAAGTCCGTCGCAGAAATCGAGGCCTTGATGGCCGCAGCCCGAGCCGAAGCGGCATGAGCCGGTTCAATCTGGCCATCGTCGGCGGCGGGCTGGTGGGCGCGAGCCTGGCGCTGGCATTGCAGGCGGGCGCCAAAGCGCGCGGTTGGAAGATCGTCTTGATCGAGCCGTTTGCACCGGGCGACACGTACCAGCCGAGCTACGACGCGCGCTCTTCAGCGCTGTCCTTCGGCGCGCGGCAGATCTACGAGCGGTTGGGGCTGTGGCAGCAGATCAGCCGCCGCGCCGAACCCATCCTGCAGATTCAGGTGTCCGACAAGGGACGCTTCGGCGCAGCGAGACTGTCCTCGATGCAGGAAGGCGTGCCGGCGCTGGGTTATGTCGTCGAGAACGCCTGGCTCGGCCAATGCCTGTGGCAGGGGCTGGATAAAGACGTGATCAGCTGGCGCGTGCCGGCTGAAGTCAAACACATGCAGGCGTTGCCCGACGGCTATCGCCTGACCTTGAACGATGAAACGCAAGTGGACTGCGATCTGGCGGTACTCGCCGATGGCGGTCGCTCCAGTCTGCGCGAACAGCTGGGTATTGGTGTGCGCACGACGCCTTACGACCAGAGCGCGCTGATCGCCAATATCACGCCGGGTGAAGCCCATTGCGGACAGGCGTTCGAGCGATTCACCGATGAAGGCCCAATGGCGCTGCTACCGCTGCCGGAAAATCGCTGCGCGTTGGTGTGGACCCGCAAGCCTGAAGAGATAACGCGCCTGATGGCGCTGGACGACCGCAGTTTCCTGGCCGAGCTTCAAGGCGTGTTCGGTTATCGCCTCGGCGCGTTGAAGCAGGTGGGTGTGCGTCATACCTATCCGCTGTCGCTCGTCGAAGCCGAGGAGCAAGTGCGCGCTCACCTGGTCGTCTTGGGCAACGCGGCACACAGCCTGCACCCGATTGCCGGGCAGGGTTTCAACCTGTCGCTGCGTGATGCAGCGTCACTGGCCGAAGCGTTGCTTGCCAGCGACGCCATGCCGGGGGATCTGGCGACGCTGCAGGCGTATCGGGATCGGCAGCGTCTGGATCAGAAACTCACGGTCGGCTTCTCCGATCAGGTCACCCGCCTGTTCGGCAGCCAGCAACCCGTGATCACGGCCGGCCGCAATATCGGCTTGCTGGGTCTGGACCTTTTGCCCTCGGCCAAGAGCTGGTTCGCCCGCCAGGCCATGGGGCTGGGAACGCGGGCCGATGTTTAACCCCTCTTTTCATTCGTGGCCGTTGCCACACGCGAGAACGATTTAAAGCATGGAAACGCGCGCAGATCTGCTGATTGTCGGGGCCGGAATGGTCGGTAGCGCGCTCGCGCTGGCGCTGCAAAACAGCGGGCTGGATATTCTGGTGGTGGACGGCAGCCCAATGAGCGTTAAGCCGTTCGATCAGACCGCACCCTTTGAGCCGCGGGTCAGCGCACTGTCTGCGGCCAGTCAGCGCATTCTCGAACGCCTGAATGTCTGGGACGGGATCGTTTCACGTCGCGTCAGCCCCTATGGCGAGATGCATGTGTGGGACGGCAGCGGGACCGGCAAGGTGCATTTCTCGGCGTCGAGTGTGCACGCCCAGGTGTTGGGCCATATCGTTGAAAACCGCGTGGTCCAGGACGCACTGATCGAGCGGTTGCATGATTGCGACATCGGGCTGCTGGCCAATGCGCGTCTGGAACAAATGCGTCGTTCGGGCGATGACTGGCTGCTGACGCTGGCCGACGGCCGCACTCTGCGCGCGCCGCTGGTGGTGGCAGCCGACGGTGCTAATTCCACCGTGCGGCGCATGACCGGCACTGCGACGCGGGAATGGGACTACATGCACCATGCCATCGTGACCAGCGTGCGCACGGCAGACTCCCACCGCAAAACGGCGTGGCAACGCTTTACCGATGACGGCCCATTGGCCTTTTTGCCGCTTGAGCGTGAAGGTGAGCATTGGTGTTCGATCGTCTGGTCCGTGACGCCGACGGAGTCCGAGCGCTTGATGAAGCTGGAAGACGACGCGTTCTGTCGCGAGCTGGAAAAGGCGTTTGAGGGCTGTCTCGGGCACGTCATTTCGGCTGATCCGCGCTTGTGCGTGCCGCTGCGTCAGCGTCATGCCAAACGTTACGTGGCTGAAGGTCTGGCGCTCATTGGCGATGCCGCGCACACCATCCACCCGCTGGCCGGGCAGGGCGTGAATCTTGGGTTCCTCGATGCGGCCGTGTTGGCCGAGGTGCTGCACAGTGCCGTCGAGCGAGGCGAGCGTCTGGCCGACCCGAAAGTGCTGAGCCGCTACGAGCGCCGGCGCATGCCGCATAACCTGGCGCTGATGGCGGCGATGGAAGGATTCGAGCGGCTGTTTCAGGCCGACCCGCTGCCGGTCCGCTGGCTGCGCAATACCGGCTTGAAGATGGTCGATCAGTCTGCCGAAGCCAAAGCGATGTTCGTGCGCCAGGCGCTGGGACTGAGCGGGGATTTGCCGGAATTGGCCCGGATCTAAGCGTCTGGCGTGACACCCTGTGGGAGCGAGCTTGCTCGCGAAGGCTGAGTTTCAACTGCCAAAGGTGTGGTGGATGTACTCAAGTCTTCGCGAGCAAGCTCGCTCCCACAGGGGGGGGCGCATGCCATACCATCTAGCGATAAAGGTGCCTCCGCAACATCTCGTAACGGCTCCGCTCAGACTTCGTGGATGCGATTCACTACCATTTCGCCTCATTTTTCAAACGAGGTCTCAGCATGCAGGCGAGCAAGCGTCTTCTGGCTGTCCTGGCATTGGCCGTGCTTGGCAGCACTGCCCAGGCGGCTGATGAAGTGGTGGTGTATTCCTCCCGTATCGACGAGCTGATCAAACCGGTTTTCGATGCCTACACCGCCAAGACCGGTGTAAAGGTGAAGTTCATCACCGACAAGGAAGCGCCGTTGATGCAGCGCATCAAGGCCGAAGGGCAGAACGCGACCGCCGACCTGCTGCTGACGGTGGACGCGGGCAACCTCTGGCAAGCCGAGCAGATGGGCATCCTGCAACCGTTTACGTCCCCGGTGATCGACGCGAATATCCCGCCGCAATACCGATCCTCTGCTCACGCCTGGACAGGCCTGAGCCTGCGCGCCCGGACCATTGCCTATTCGACCGACCGGGTCAAACCCGATGAGCTGACCACCTACGAAGCCTTGGCCGATAAGCAGTGGGAAGGGCGTCTGTGCCTGCGGACCGCGAAGAAGGTCTACAACCAGTCGCTCACCGCGACGCTGATCGAAACCCATGGTGCAGAGGCGTCGGAAAAGATCCTCAAGGGCTGGGTCAACAACCTGTCTACCGACGTGTTCTCCGATGATATCGCGGTGCTGGAGGCGATCAACGCCGGCCAGTGCGACGTCGGCATCGTCAATACCTATTACTACGGCCGGTTGCACCAGCAAAACCCGAATCTGGCCGTACGGCTTTTCTGGCCAAACCAGTCGGACCGTGGCGTTCACGTCAATCTGTCGGGCATCGGTTTGACCAAGTACGCGCCGCATCCCGAAGCCGCCAAAGCGCTGGTCGAATGGATGACCGGGCCTGAGGCGCAGACCATCTTTTCCGGCACCAATCAGGAATTCCCGGCCAACCCGAAGGTTGCACCTTCTACAGAAGTCGCGAGCTGGGGTCAGTTCAAGGCGGACACGATCCCGGTCGAGGTGGCCGGACGACGCCAGGCCGAAGCGATTCGCATGATGGATCGCGCTGGCTGGAACTGATTAACAGCGTCTCTCACTCCTACAGATTTGCACTCACGTGACACCGAGAATCCCCGTGGCCCATCCCGCCCAGCGTCGCTGGTACCCCCTGGTTTTCGCCATTGCCGCGCTGGTGTTGCTGCCGCTCAGCGTGCTGCTGTTCTCCTGGCAAACCATCGACCAAGAGATCTGGTCCCACCTGTGGGAAACCCAGATGCTCCGGCTGCTCGGCAACACGCTGACGCTGGTGATGGGCGTAGGGTTGGGCGTGACGCTGCTGGGCGTGAGCCTTGCCTGGCTGACTGCGCTCTGTGAGTTTCCGGGCCGGCGCTGGCTGGACTGGGCACTCATGTTGCCGTTCGCCATTCCGGCGTACGTGCTCGCATTCGTCTTCGTGGGGCTGCTCGATTTTGCAGGCCCCGTCCAGACGCTGATGCGTGAGTGGTTCGGTACGGGCCTTCGCTTCCCGCGAGTACGTTCCACGGGCGGCGTGATCATCGTGCTCGTGCTGGTGTTTTACCCCTACGTCTACCTGTTGGCCCGCACGGCGTTCCTTGCGCAGGGTAAAGGCCTGATGGAGGCGGCGCGGATTCTCGGGCAGTCGCCCTGGCAGGCGTTCTGGCGGGTGGCGTTGCCGATGGCCAGGCCGGCCATCGGCGCTGGCGTCGCGTTGGCGTTGATGGAGACGCTGGCCGATTTTGGGGCGGTGTCGGTGTTCAACTTCGACACCTTCACCACCGCGATCTACAAGACTTGGTACGGCTTCTTCAGCCTGTCGAGCGCCGCACAACTGGCGAGCCTGCTGCTGTTGGTGGTGATGCTGCTGCTCTACGGCGAGCGCCGCGCACGAGGCGCCAGCCGGGCGAGCAACGAGCGGCCTCGTGTAAAAGCGCTGTACCACTTGCACGGCTTTAAGGCTGCTGCGGCGACCACTTGGTGTGGGTTGGTCTTCGCCTGTGCGTTCGTGGTCCCGTTGATGCAACTGATCGTCTGGGTCTGGCAGCGGGGCCGTTTCGATCTGGACGAGCGCTACACCGGCCTGATCCTGCACACCCTGTACCTCGGTGGTATTGCGGCCTTCGTCACGGTCAGCGTGGCGATGATTCTGGTGTTCGCGCGTCGTTTGGCGCCGACCCGTGCGATCCGCTCAGGCGTGAGTCTGGCGAACATCGGCTACGCATTGCCGGGTTCGGTGCTCGCGGTATCGATCATGCTGGCCTTCAGTTATCTGGACCGAGAGCTAGTCGTGCCGTTGTCCAGTTGGCTCGGTGGCGCGGGCAAGCCGTTGCTACTCGGGAGTCTGGCGGCCTTGGTGATGGCGTACCTGGTGCGCTTCATCGCCGTGGCTTACGGTCCTCTGGAGAACAGCCTGTCGCGAATTCGCCCTTCGTTGCCCGAGGCGGCGCGCAGTCTCGGGGTCGGCGGACCGCGTTTGTTTTTCAAGATTTATCTGCCACTGCTCATTCCAGGCACGTTGAGCGCTGCTTTGCTGGTGTTCGTCGATGTGCTCAAGGAAATGCCCGCTACCCTGCTGATGCGCCCGTTTGGCTGGGACACGCTGGCGGTACGTATCTTCGAGATGACCAGTGAAGGCGAGTGGGCGCGTGCCGCGCTACCCGCACTGACGTTGGTCATGGTCGGTTTACTACCGGTAATTGGCCTAATCAGACGTTCGGCCAGACCGATCGGCTAGGTGCGGGGTCACAACCTTGCGGCTACAATGCGCCGCAATCGATACGGTCTGTCAGACAATTCCGCAAATTACCAAAGGTTCCAGACCCCGAGTCATGGGGGATTTGCCGTTATTTTGAGCGACCGTGTCTTCGCCAAGCCCGGAAGGAGACACCCATGGGACAGCGCACGCCCCTCTTTGACCTGCACCTCGCGCTTGGCGCGAAGCTGGTCGATTTTGGTGGTTGGGATATGCCGTTGCACTACGGTTCACAAGTCGAAGAACACCATCAGGTGCGCCGAGACTGTGGGATTTTCGATGTGTCGCACATGCACGTCCTTGATGTTTCAGGCAGCCAGGCCACGCCCTGGTTGCAACACCTGCTGGCCAATGACGTCGGCCGACTGCAACACACCGGGCGAGCGCTCTACAGCGCTATGCTCGACACCCAGGGCGGAATCGTCGACGACATGATCGTCTACCTGACCGAACAGGGTTACCGATTGGTGGTCAACGCGGCCACCGGCGCCAAGGATCTGGCCTGGATGAATGCCCATCTTTCCGGTTTCGACGTGCACCTGACTCACCGCTCCGAGCTGGCCATGCTGGCCATTCAGGGGCCGCATGCCCGGCAGAAGATTGCCGAGCTGGTAACTCAGGCCCGCGCTGAACTTATCCACACCCTGCGCCCGTTCGAAGGCCAGCAGGAAGGCGACTGGTTCATTGCCCGTACGGGCTACACCGGTGAGGACGGGCTGGAGATCATCCTGCCGGCCGAACAAGCCTGCAGTTTCTTCAACGACATGGTCGGTGCGGGCATTTCCCCAATCGGGCTGGGCGCGCGCGATACCTTGCGTCTGGAAGCCGGCATGAACCTGTACGGTCAGGAAATCGACGAGCAGGTGTCACCGCTGATCTCCAACATGGGCTGGACCGTGGCCTGGAAACCGGAAGACCGCGACTTCATCGGGCGCGCCGCCCTGGAAGCCGAACGCACCAAGGGGATTGCTTCCAAGCTTGTCGGGCTGGTGCTCGAAGAGCGGGGTGTTCTGCGCGCGCATCAGGTCGTCCGAATAGCGGAAGTTGGCGAAGGAGAGATCACCAGTGGTAGTTTCTCTCCTACGCTAAGCAAGTCGATTGCCTTGGCACGCGTTCCGATGGCGACTGCTGACCGTGCCGAGGTGGAAATCCGTGGCAAGTGGTACCCGGTTCGCGTGGTCCAGCCGACGTTCGTGCGCCACGGAAAGGCCCTGATTTAACAACTCCCTGGCGGGTTTCTCCGCTGACCTGATGATGTAGAGAGGATAAAAAATGAGCACTATTCCCGCCGAACTGCGTTTTGCCGAAAGCCATGAGTGGGCCAAGCAAGAGGGTGATCTGATCGTGGTCGGCATCTCCGATCATGCGCAGGAAGCGCTGGGCGATGTGGTGTTTGTCGAGCTACCGGAAATCGGCAAGGTGTTCGCTGCTGGCGATGCTGCCGGTGTCGTGGAGTCTGTAAAGGCCGCTTCCGACATTTATTCGCCGGTGGCTGGCGAAGTGGTTGAAGTCAACGAAAGCCTGGGCGACGGTCCGGAAGCGCTGAATGAAGCCCCTTACAGCTCGTGGATCTTCAAGGTCAAGCCAAGCAACGCCGACGCCGATTTGGCCAAGCTGCTGGATGCGGCCGCTTACAAGGCTGCGATCGGCGAGTAATCGCGTTGATCTAACACTGTAGGAGCGTGGCTTGTCCCGCGATCTGCCGGGCACCGGCAGCAAATTCGGTAAACGCGGTCTGCCTGACGCAGAGATTGCGTCTGATTTTGCTGCTGCTGCGCAGCAGATCGCGGGACAAGCCACGCTCCTACAACGATTGCATTGCTGACCACGCTCCTACAGCAACTGCATCGCACACGGCTAAAGACTTTCTCCACACAACCGCCAATCCCTTTCTAGACTCTAAAGCTCCGCCCATCGCGGCTTAGTCGTCCAGTAAAGAGAGAGGCCGTTATGTCCACGTCGCCATCCCTGAGCCAGTTGCACGACCCCAATGCCTTTCTGCGTCGCCACCTCGGCCCTGATGCTGCCGAGCAGCAGGCGATGCTCGAATCCCTCGGCCTGGCCAGCCGCGCCGAGCTGATCGAACAAACCGTCCCTCCCGCCATCCGGCTGAACCGAGCCCTGGACCTGCCCCCAGCACTGAGCGAAGAAGCCGCGTTGAGCAAGCTGAAGGGGTATGCCGGTCGCAATCAGGTGTGGACCAGTGTCATCGGCATGGGCTATCACGGCACGATCACGCCCAACGTTGTCCTGCGCAACGTGCTGGAAAATCCCGGCTGGTACACCGCCTACACGCCTTATCAACCCGAAATCGCCCAAGGTCGACTCGAAGCGCTGCTCAACTTTCAGCAGATGACCATCGACCTCACCGGCCTTGCCATGGCCAACGCCTCGCTGCTCGATGAGGCCACGGCGGCGGCCGAAGCCATGGCGCTGGCCAAGCGCATCGCCAAATCCAAAAGTAACGTCTTCTTCGTCGACGAAAACTGTCACCCGCAAACATTGTCGGTGGTGCGAACCCGCGCCGAGGGTTTTGGATTCGAGCTGATCGTGGGGCCTGTGGATAACCTCGCCAGCCATCAGGTGTTTGGGGCGCTGTTGCAATACCCCGACACCCATGGCGAGATTCGCGACCTGCGCCCGCTGATCGAGCATTTGCATGCACAACAGGCGCTGGCCTGTGTGGCGGCCGACTTGCTGAGCCTGCTCATGCTGACACCGCCGGGGGAAATGGGCGCCGATGTCGTGTTCGGCTCGTCTCAACGCTTCGGCGTACCCATGGGCTATGGCGGCCCGCACGCGGCTTATTTTGCGTGCCGTGAAGAGTTCAAGCGCGGTATCCCGGGCCGCATCATCGGCGTGTCCAAAGACGCACGCGGCAACGTCGCGTTGAGAATGGCGCTGCAAACCCGCGAACAACACATTCGTCGCGAGAAGGCCAATTCCAACATCTGCACCGCCCAGGTGCTGCTCGCCAATATCGCCAGTCTCTACGCGGTGTATCACGGGCCGGAAGGCCTCAAACGTATCGCCCAGCGCGTGCACCGGTTGACCACGATTCTGGCGACGGGCCTGGAGCGCAAAGGCATTCAGCGCGTCAATCGGCACTTTTTCGACACGCTGACGCTGGATGTCGGCGGCACGCAGACGGCGATTCTGGAAAGCGCCAGTGCTGCAAAG
Proteins encoded:
- the pepP gene encoding Xaa-Pro aminopeptidase, translating into MIHIPKAEYARRRKALMEQMEPNSIAILPAAAVAIRNRDVEHVYRQDSDFQYLSGFPEPEAVIVLIPGREYGEYVLFCRERNPERELWDGLRAGQDGAISDFGADDAFPITDIDDILPGLIEGRDRVYSSMGSNPEFDRHVMEWINVIRSKAHLGAQPPKEFVALDHLLHDMRLYKSAAEVKVMREAAHISARAHVRAMRASRAGLYEFSLEAELDYEFRKGGAKMPAYGSIVASGRNACILHYQQNDAALKDGDLVLIDAGCEIDCYASDITRTFPVSGKFSAEQKAIYELVLKAQEAAFAVIKPGNHWNQAHEATVRVITTGLMELGLLQGEVDELIAAEAYKPFYMHRAGHWLGMDVHDVGEYKVGGEWRVLEVGMALTVEPGIYISPDNQNVAKKWRGIGVRIEDDVVVTKKGCEILTGGVPKSVAEIEALMAAARAEAA
- the ubiH gene encoding 2-octaprenyl-6-methoxyphenyl hydroxylase; its protein translation is MSRFNLAIVGGGLVGASLALALQAGAKARGWKIVLIEPFAPGDTYQPSYDARSSALSFGARQIYERLGLWQQISRRAEPILQIQVSDKGRFGAARLSSMQEGVPALGYVVENAWLGQCLWQGLDKDVISWRVPAEVKHMQALPDGYRLTLNDETQVDCDLAVLADGGRSSLREQLGIGVRTTPYDQSALIANITPGEAHCGQAFERFTDEGPMALLPLPENRCALVWTRKPEEITRLMALDDRSFLAELQGVFGYRLGALKQVGVRHTYPLSLVEAEEQVRAHLVVLGNAAHSLHPIAGQGFNLSLRDAASLAEALLASDAMPGDLATLQAYRDRQRLDQKLTVGFSDQVTRLFGSQQPVITAGRNIGLLGLDLLPSAKSWFARQAMGLGTRADV
- a CDS encoding 2-octaprenyl-3-methyl-6-methoxy-1,4-benzoquinol hydroxylase produces the protein METRADLLIVGAGMVGSALALALQNSGLDILVVDGSPMSVKPFDQTAPFEPRVSALSAASQRILERLNVWDGIVSRRVSPYGEMHVWDGSGTGKVHFSASSVHAQVLGHIVENRVVQDALIERLHDCDIGLLANARLEQMRRSGDDWLLTLADGRTLRAPLVVAADGANSTVRRMTGTATREWDYMHHAIVTSVRTADSHRKTAWQRFTDDGPLAFLPLEREGEHWCSIVWSVTPTESERLMKLEDDAFCRELEKAFEGCLGHVISADPRLCVPLRQRHAKRYVAEGLALIGDAAHTIHPLAGQGVNLGFLDAAVLAEVLHSAVERGERLADPKVLSRYERRRMPHNLALMAAMEGFERLFQADPLPVRWLRNTGLKMVDQSAEAKAMFVRQALGLSGDLPELARI
- a CDS encoding extracellular solute-binding protein, which produces MQASKRLLAVLALAVLGSTAQAADEVVVYSSRIDELIKPVFDAYTAKTGVKVKFITDKEAPLMQRIKAEGQNATADLLLTVDAGNLWQAEQMGILQPFTSPVIDANIPPQYRSSAHAWTGLSLRARTIAYSTDRVKPDELTTYEALADKQWEGRLCLRTAKKVYNQSLTATLIETHGAEASEKILKGWVNNLSTDVFSDDIAVLEAINAGQCDVGIVNTYYYGRLHQQNPNLAVRLFWPNQSDRGVHVNLSGIGLTKYAPHPEAAKALVEWMTGPEAQTIFSGTNQEFPANPKVAPSTEVASWGQFKADTIPVEVAGRRQAEAIRMMDRAGWN
- a CDS encoding ABC transporter permease, encoding MAHPAQRRWYPLVFAIAALVLLPLSVLLFSWQTIDQEIWSHLWETQMLRLLGNTLTLVMGVGLGVTLLGVSLAWLTALCEFPGRRWLDWALMLPFAIPAYVLAFVFVGLLDFAGPVQTLMREWFGTGLRFPRVRSTGGVIIVLVLVFYPYVYLLARTAFLAQGKGLMEAARILGQSPWQAFWRVALPMARPAIGAGVALALMETLADFGAVSVFNFDTFTTAIYKTWYGFFSLSSAAQLASLLLLVVMLLLYGERRARGASRASNERPRVKALYHLHGFKAAAATTWCGLVFACAFVVPLMQLIVWVWQRGRFDLDERYTGLILHTLYLGGIAAFVTVSVAMILVFARRLAPTRAIRSGVSLANIGYALPGSVLAVSIMLAFSYLDRELVVPLSSWLGGAGKPLLLGSLAALVMAYLVRFIAVAYGPLENSLSRIRPSLPEAARSLGVGGPRLFFKIYLPLLIPGTLSAALLVFVDVLKEMPATLLMRPFGWDTLAVRIFEMTSEGEWARAALPALTLVMVGLLPVIGLIRRSARPIG
- the gcvT gene encoding glycine cleavage system aminomethyltransferase GcvT: MGQRTPLFDLHLALGAKLVDFGGWDMPLHYGSQVEEHHQVRRDCGIFDVSHMHVLDVSGSQATPWLQHLLANDVGRLQHTGRALYSAMLDTQGGIVDDMIVYLTEQGYRLVVNAATGAKDLAWMNAHLSGFDVHLTHRSELAMLAIQGPHARQKIAELVTQARAELIHTLRPFEGQQEGDWFIARTGYTGEDGLEIILPAEQACSFFNDMVGAGISPIGLGARDTLRLEAGMNLYGQEIDEQVSPLISNMGWTVAWKPEDRDFIGRAALEAERTKGIASKLVGLVLEERGVLRAHQVVRIAEVGEGEITSGSFSPTLSKSIALARVPMATADRAEVEIRGKWYPVRVVQPTFVRHGKALI
- the gcvH gene encoding glycine cleavage system protein GcvH, whose amino-acid sequence is MSTIPAELRFAESHEWAKQEGDLIVVGISDHAQEALGDVVFVELPEIGKVFAAGDAAGVVESVKAASDIYSPVAGEVVEVNESLGDGPEALNEAPYSSWIFKVKPSNADADLAKLLDAAAYKAAIGE